The DNA window GCACCGCGAGGCGCACGAGGAGCTCGGCGTCTCCGACCTGGACCTGGTGTTCGTGACGTCCATGCAGCGCACCGGTCACGACGAGCCGATCGACGAGCGCGTCGACTTCTTCTTCACCGCCCGCTCGTGGTCCGGCGAGCCGCGGATCGTCGAGCCCGACAAGGCCGCCGACCTGCGCTGGTGCCCGCTCGACGCACTGCCGGACCCGGTCGTGCCGCACGAGCGCTCCGTGTTGGAGTCGCTCCGAACGGGTACGACCACGGCGTACTCCACCTTCGGCTTCTGAGCCACTTCCTGCGAGGAGATC is part of the Nocardioides conyzicola genome and encodes:
- a CDS encoding NUDIX hydrolase, with the translated sequence MTQGPTHGRFVVVPAAYVFLLRDGDAGTEVLLQLRQNTGYMDDHWAAAAAGHVERGETAYDAAHREAHEELGVSDLDLVFVTSMQRTGHDEPIDERVDFFFTARSWSGEPRIVEPDKAADLRWCPLDALPDPVVPHERSVLESLRTGTTTAYSTFGF